AATATGGAGAGATCGAAGGTCTTATAACCTCATACCCGAATGCTTCTGGTCAGTACAAATCAATAAGCAAGTTCTTGGGGGTTCCTTTCGCTGCTCCGCCGATTGGAGAGCTAAGGTTTAAAGCCCCACAACAGCCGAATGGATGGAAAGGAGTTCGCCAAGCAAAGAAGCATGGAGGCATCTGTTGGCAGGGTCAATTGCTTGACTTATTTACGAAAATATTCGACCCCAATTTCACATACAGTGAAGATTGCTTGTACCTCGATATTTACACCCCGAACGTCAATTTGAGTTTGCCAGTGATGGTTTACATTCACGGTGGAGGTTACGAGTTTGGTACCGCAATTACTTATCCCGGCGATCATTTAGCCCTACACGGAGTTGTAGTTGTAGCGATAGAATATCGTCTTGGTCCATTTGGATTTTTGACAACCGGAGACTCCGTGTCCCCTGGAAATTATGGAATGTTGGACCAGGTGGAGGCAATGAAGTGGGTcaaagaaaacatcaagaattttGGCGGGAATCCCGACAAGGTGACCATCTTTGGAGCTAGCTCCGGCGGAACAAGCGTTAGTCTCCATCTCCTGTCACCTCTATCAAGAGAACTATTCAACCAAGCCATTGCAGAGAGCGGTGTTGATCTCAGCCCTCAGGCATTTCAGCCAACATCCTTTGGTGTCCGTAACGCTAAGGAGCTTGCTCGAATTTTGAACTGTCCTACGACAGACCACAGTGCAATGGTTACCTGTCTGCGCAAGAAAGAAGCCCAGGACATACTGAAAGCCTTAAAATCAACGCGATTTGAAATCGTGGATCCCACACAGTGGGGTCCGGTGGTTGACAAAAACTTCCTTCATGACACGCCCCAGAAACTGCGAGCGACAGGAAACTTTAAGAATGCGACTTTCATGATCAGCTTTAACAGTAACGAAGGCGGAGGAGCTTTGGGGATAATGGCGAACATGTCTTATATGGGAATCATGGAGAGTGTGGACAATGGAGTGAGTCCGGATTTCTTCAAAACGTTTCTCAAGAAATACGCCTATGTTCGGCACAGCAGGTTAGTAAAATTAACATGTCTATGATTCAGGGCCTTAGCTtcctaaaacaattattcagttTAACGTTTCATGGTTGAGAAAGCATATCCCTGAATGAAGGAGATGTTTTCTGAAGAAACATTTCatgaaaaatgctgaaaatagATTTTCAGAGACTCCagatttcaaacttttcttGTCGGTGTGGTGGGAGTGGGCATGCCCTCAGACCACCCTACTGGATGGTGCCTTTGGCAGTTACAGATCTT
The sequence above is a segment of the Porites lutea chromosome 3, jaPorLute2.1, whole genome shotgun sequence genome. Coding sequences within it:
- the LOC140931177 gene encoding pyrethroid hydrolase Ces2e-like; translated protein: MAVVQLTTLLIFFSCLSLVPAVTVSTKYGEIEGLITSYPNASGQYKSISKFLGVPFAAPPIGELRFKAPQQPNGWKGVRQAKKHGGICWQGQLLDLFTKIFDPNFTYSEDCLYLDIYTPNVNLSLPVMVYIHGGGYEFGTAITYPGDHLALHGVVVVAIEYRLGPFGFLTTGDSVSPGNYGMLDQVEAMKWVKENIKNFGGNPDKVTIFGASSGGTSVSLHLLSPLSRELFNQAIAESGVDLSPQAFQPTSFGVRNAKELARILNCPTTDHSAMVTCLRKKEAQDILKALKSTRFEIVDPTQWGPVVDKNFLHDTPQKLRATGNFKNATFMISFNSNEGGGALGIMANMSYMGIMESVDNGVSPDFFKTFLKKYAYVRHSSKKTADVVADAMEFMYTPRPDTSNRYALRSQLVDLISDYYYFAPSHKVATIHSQVAPVYMYEFAHRSKFSFTPEWIGVDHGVNAAYDFGYPLVPIWPFQDSQADKNVSLFIMAAYANFARTGNPTAQLVSGVDWENFNSTHRAYLQVSVNPSMESSFNPRRMSFWNDYYPKLLQLKFSTKEDVVSGVHRVTMEALAQIVCFLILIVL